One segment of Radiobacillus kanasensis DNA contains the following:
- the fliF gene encoding flagellar basal-body MS-ring/collar protein FliF, with protein MKQNMNVLKDKLLSFWSAKSGKQKRLIIGSIIAIILVIGISSFFVGQTKMVPLYNNLSLQEVGQIKAELDARSVPYELEGGGTTIMVPDDQADSLLVDLASQGLPDSGNIDYSFFSNNASWGMTDNEFDLIKLDAMQTELANLITGIEGIEDAKVMINKPQDPVFVSDQAEAASASIVLTTQPGYQFETSQVETLYRLVSKTVPNLPTDNIVIMDQNFQYFDLENPTASANTDAYTFQQSVKNDIERDIQRRVQQMIGMMVGQDKVIASVTADIDFTQENRTEELVSPVNEEDMEGLPVSIETIKETYTGTPPANGVVGAGEEDVANYPGATEGSTGDYEMVKESINNEFNRIKKDIVESPYKIRDLGIQVAVDKAKYPTENGEEVELLSEEEQLAVQEGISSILNSIVTTSIDEGYGEVVPEEKTSIVFQEFQGKTSPTEVPTTGIPTWMYIAGGAALLVIAGLVIWLMRRRKATKEVEEVTVTDVPTREEFVIPEMEQGQDSESTVRRKQLEKMAQDKPEDFAKLLRSWIAED; from the coding sequence ATGAAACAGAATATGAACGTACTAAAAGATAAGCTATTAAGCTTTTGGTCTGCTAAGTCTGGCAAACAAAAGCGTCTAATAATAGGCTCCATCATTGCAATCATTCTCGTAATTGGAATATCTAGTTTTTTCGTTGGTCAAACGAAAATGGTTCCTTTATACAATAATCTTTCACTCCAAGAGGTTGGACAGATTAAGGCTGAATTAGATGCTAGATCTGTCCCTTATGAATTAGAAGGAGGAGGAACTACTATTATGGTTCCGGATGATCAAGCAGATTCATTATTAGTGGATCTTGCTTCCCAAGGTTTGCCTGACAGTGGGAATATTGATTACTCCTTCTTTAGTAATAATGCTTCCTGGGGAATGACAGATAATGAGTTTGATTTGATTAAGTTGGATGCTATGCAAACGGAATTAGCAAACTTAATAACGGGTATTGAAGGCATAGAGGATGCGAAGGTTATGATTAATAAACCACAGGATCCTGTATTTGTCAGCGATCAAGCAGAAGCAGCCTCGGCATCGATTGTTTTAACGACACAGCCGGGCTATCAATTTGAAACGAGTCAAGTGGAAACCTTATATCGTCTCGTTTCAAAGACGGTTCCAAATCTTCCTACAGATAATATCGTCATCATGGACCAAAATTTTCAGTATTTTGACTTAGAAAATCCAACAGCTTCTGCTAATACGGATGCGTACACATTTCAACAGAGTGTGAAGAACGATATAGAACGAGATATTCAACGTCGTGTTCAACAAATGATTGGAATGATGGTTGGTCAAGATAAGGTTATTGCTTCGGTTACTGCTGATATCGATTTTACACAAGAAAACCGTACCGAAGAATTAGTTTCTCCAGTCAACGAAGAAGACATGGAGGGTCTCCCAGTAAGTATTGAGACAATTAAAGAAACTTATACTGGTACACCTCCAGCTAATGGTGTAGTCGGAGCAGGAGAAGAAGATGTAGCGAATTATCCAGGGGCAACCGAAGGCTCTACTGGTGATTACGAAATGGTGAAAGAATCGATAAACAATGAGTTTAATCGAATTAAAAAAGATATCGTGGAAAGTCCGTACAAGATTAGAGACCTAGGTATTCAGGTAGCTGTTGATAAGGCAAAGTATCCTACGGAAAATGGCGAAGAAGTTGAGCTTCTTTCAGAAGAAGAGCAATTGGCTGTTCAAGAAGGAATTTCTTCTATCTTGAATTCTATTGTTACAACTTCTATTGATGAAGGTTACGGCGAAGTGGTACCAGAAGAAAAAACATCGATTGTTTTCCAAGAGTTCCAAGGTAAGACTTCACCAACCGAAGTGCCAACTACAGGCATCCCTACTTGGATGTATATTGCTGGTGGTGCAGCTTTACTAGTTATCGCAGGATTGGTGATTTGGTTAATGAGAAGAAGAAAAGCTACAAAAGAAGTAGAAGAGGTTACCGTAACGGATGTTCCTACAAGAGAGGAATTTGTAATTCCGGAAATGGAACAAGGACAAGATTCCGAATCTACAGTGAGAAGAAAGCAACTTGAGAAAATGGCACAGGACAAACCAGAAGATTTTGCCAAGCTTCTTAGAAGTTGGATTGCAGAAGATTAG
- the fliG gene encoding flagellar motor switch protein FliG yields MARQKDRLSGKQKAAILLISMGPDVSAQIYKHLTAEEIEKLTLEISSVKKVETSQKEDVVEQFHQIALAQDYITQGGINYAKTVLEKALGEQEAVNIINRLTSSLQVKPFDFARKAEPSQILNFIQNEHPQTIALILSYLDPVQSSQILSELPQEMQADIAKRIALMDSTSPETIFEVEQILERKLSTTVTQDYTQTGGVQAVVEVLNGVDRSTERTILDALEIQDPELAEEIKKRMFVFEDIVTLDNRAIQRVIRDVENDDLRLSLKVASEEVREVLFKNMSTRMAETFKEEMEFMGPVRLRDVEEAQSRIVSVIRRLEEVGEIVIARGGGDDIIV; encoded by the coding sequence ATGGCTAGACAAAAAGATAGACTATCCGGTAAACAAAAGGCCGCTATTCTGCTTATCTCCATGGGGCCTGATGTTTCCGCTCAAATTTATAAGCATTTAACAGCGGAAGAAATTGAAAAACTCACATTAGAAATATCATCAGTAAAAAAAGTCGAAACCAGCCAAAAAGAAGATGTAGTGGAGCAATTCCACCAAATCGCTCTAGCGCAGGACTATATTACGCAAGGTGGTATTAATTACGCCAAAACGGTATTAGAAAAGGCGCTTGGAGAACAAGAAGCGGTTAATATCATTAACCGACTGACTTCATCTCTCCAGGTAAAACCTTTTGATTTTGCCCGTAAGGCAGAACCATCACAAATTTTGAACTTTATACAAAACGAACATCCGCAGACAATTGCACTTATTTTATCTTATTTAGATCCAGTTCAATCTAGTCAAATACTTTCTGAGCTACCACAAGAGATGCAGGCGGATATTGCCAAGCGAATTGCTTTGATGGATTCAACATCTCCGGAGACAATTTTTGAAGTGGAGCAAATTTTAGAGCGAAAATTATCTACAACAGTAACCCAGGATTACACGCAAACTGGTGGTGTACAAGCTGTCGTTGAAGTGTTAAACGGGGTAGACAGAAGTACAGAAAGAACGATTCTAGATGCGCTTGAGATTCAGGATCCAGAGCTTGCTGAAGAAATTAAGAAGAGAATGTTCGTCTTTGAGGATATTGTTACATTGGATAATAGAGCGATTCAACGTGTTATCCGTGATGTGGAAAATGATGACTTGAGATTGTCTCTTAAGGTGGCAAGCGAAGAAGTCCGCGAAGTATTGTTCAAGAACATGTCAACTAGAATGGCAGAAACATTCAAAGAAGAAATGGAATTTATGGGGCCTGTTCGATTGCGTGATGTGGAAGAGGCTCAAAGTCGAATTGTTTCTGTAATTAGAAGATTAGAAGAAGTTGGAGAAATTGTTATTGCTCGTGGTGGAGGTGACGATATCATTGTCTAG
- the fliH gene encoding flagellar assembly protein FliH has translation MSSIFKHSQPSSSKVIGLKPITFETPLNLDDVDEEETKRAIKEKLDHAVAELDQAKQEAQAIIDQARQQIELEKQQWTEERQHLEEAAKEQGFQEGFQQGEQAGRQEYEMHMEQAREIIQIAQDDAKSTVLQSEETILHLGLKAAERILHQEIEQPEQYLSIVKAVLHEVKGQTKVAIYTNPDQYPLILSNKEELKNIVQENVELAVYPDEGLSIGSCIIESPFGRIDAGIESQLHELRNKLFDIAQEAGREHK, from the coding sequence TTGTCTAGTATTTTTAAACATAGCCAGCCATCCTCGAGCAAAGTGATCGGACTAAAGCCGATTACCTTCGAGACACCTTTAAATCTGGATGATGTCGATGAAGAGGAAACAAAGCGTGCTATAAAAGAAAAACTTGACCATGCAGTCGCTGAACTAGACCAAGCTAAACAAGAAGCGCAAGCAATTATAGACCAGGCTAGACAACAAATTGAACTAGAAAAACAACAGTGGACCGAGGAGAGACAACATTTAGAAGAAGCCGCAAAGGAACAGGGCTTTCAAGAGGGCTTTCAACAAGGGGAACAAGCAGGAAGACAGGAATACGAGATGCATATGGAGCAAGCAAGAGAAATTATTCAAATTGCCCAAGATGATGCAAAATCAACGGTTCTACAAAGTGAAGAAACGATCCTTCATCTAGGTTTGAAAGCTGCAGAAAGAATTCTGCATCAGGAGATTGAACAACCTGAGCAGTATCTAAGCATTGTGAAGGCTGTGCTGCACGAAGTAAAAGGGCAAACAAAGGTTGCCATTTATACAAACCCAGATCAATATCCACTTATTCTCTCCAATAAGGAAGAGTTGAAAAACATTGTACAAGAGAACGTGGAATTAGCCGTTTATCCAGATGAAGGACTGTCTATTGGTAGTTGTATTATCGAATCCCCATTCGGAAGAATTGACGCGGGAATTGAAAGTCAACTTCACGAGCTTCGAAATAAACTTTTTGATATAGCGCAGGAGGCTGGCCGTGAACATAAGTAA
- the fliI gene encoding flagellar protein export ATPase FliI has product MNISKYVDMLDQVDTYKRYGKIHRVVGLMIESKGPEASVGDVCYIHPSSKGSNPIMAEVVGFNDEKVLLMPYGQLKDIGPGCLVEATGQPLTIKVGMGMIGSVVDPLGKPLDGSALPKGLTTYPSEQSPPNPLDRPTIREPIQVGVRAIDSLLTVGKGQRIGIFAGSGVGKSTLLGMIARNSSADINVIALIGERGREVREFLEKDLGEEGRKKSIIVVATSDQPALMRIKGAYTATAISEYYRDQGYQVNLMMDSVTRVAMAQREVGLATGEPPTTKGYTPSVFAILPKLLERTGTSKNGTITAFYTVLVDGDDMNEPIADTTRGILDGHFVLDRKIAEQGRFPALNILKSISRVMPQIAGPEQMQLAQRIRSLLATYEDNYELIQIGAYKRGSSREVDEAIQYYPRIIEFLKQSTEEVVTIGEAFEQMAELVNGSGH; this is encoded by the coding sequence GTGAACATAAGTAAGTACGTTGATATGTTGGATCAAGTAGATACGTATAAACGATATGGGAAAATTCATAGAGTTGTTGGTCTCATGATTGAATCAAAAGGACCGGAAGCCAGTGTAGGGGATGTGTGCTATATTCACCCCTCATCAAAAGGAAGTAACCCGATTATGGCAGAAGTGGTTGGGTTCAACGATGAAAAAGTATTATTAATGCCTTACGGACAATTGAAAGATATCGGTCCCGGCTGCCTTGTAGAGGCAACTGGTCAACCGCTAACGATAAAAGTAGGAATGGGCATGATTGGATCGGTTGTAGATCCATTAGGGAAACCGTTAGATGGATCTGCATTACCGAAAGGACTTACAACCTATCCATCCGAACAATCTCCTCCAAACCCGCTAGACCGTCCCACTATCCGTGAACCTATTCAAGTAGGTGTTCGAGCTATTGATAGCCTGCTTACCGTAGGAAAAGGACAAAGGATTGGAATTTTTGCCGGAAGTGGTGTTGGGAAAAGTACATTGCTAGGCATGATAGCAAGAAATAGTAGTGCCGATATTAATGTCATTGCTCTTATTGGGGAACGAGGCCGAGAAGTTCGGGAATTTCTTGAAAAAGATTTGGGAGAAGAAGGTCGTAAAAAATCCATCATTGTTGTTGCGACATCTGATCAGCCAGCACTCATGCGAATTAAAGGGGCATACACAGCTACAGCCATAAGTGAGTATTACCGAGATCAAGGCTATCAAGTGAACTTAATGATGGATTCGGTGACGCGGGTAGCCATGGCTCAAAGGGAAGTAGGGCTAGCAACAGGCGAACCACCAACTACGAAAGGATATACCCCTTCCGTATTTGCGATATTACCAAAGCTGTTAGAAAGAACAGGAACAAGTAAGAACGGAACCATTACAGCATTCTACACCGTGCTAGTCGATGGGGATGACATGAATGAACCGATTGCGGATACGACACGAGGAATCCTCGATGGTCACTTCGTATTAGATCGGAAAATTGCAGAACAGGGTAGGTTTCCAGCTCTTAACATCTTAAAATCGATAAGTCGTGTTATGCCACAAATAGCTGGGCCTGAACAAATGCAACTTGCACAACGTATTCGTTCATTGCTTGCAACATATGAGGATAATTACGAATTGATTCAAATAGGTGCCTACAAACGAGGCTCAAGTCGAGAAGTGGATGAAGCGATTCAATATTACCCTCGTATTATTGAATTCCTTAAGCAGTCCACGGAAGAAGTGGTTACGATTGGAGAAGCCTTCGAGCAAATGGCAGAGCTAGTTAATGGGAGTGGTCACTAA
- the fliJ gene encoding flagellar export protein FliJ: MAVIQTFEKILNVREREKKEAQKAYKQSVDSFEEIATKLYELLRKKEEAESNYQTQLEKAVSIDALSSHSTYMEKLQKAIHEVQYSVNQARENMEVFQGKLTDAHIEVKKFEKMIESKKQKLSDQLKLQENSFMDEISLQQYSVRNR, encoded by the coding sequence ATGGCTGTTATCCAAACATTTGAAAAAATATTAAACGTAAGAGAAAGAGAAAAGAAAGAAGCCCAAAAGGCTTATAAGCAATCGGTAGATTCCTTTGAAGAAATTGCGACGAAGCTGTATGAACTGTTGCGTAAGAAAGAGGAAGCGGAATCTAATTACCAGACGCAATTAGAAAAGGCAGTATCCATTGACGCTCTTTCCTCTCACTCTACTTACATGGAAAAGCTACAGAAGGCTATTCATGAAGTTCAATATTCGGTTAATCAAGCTAGAGAAAATATGGAAGTATTCCAAGGCAAATTAACGGACGCTCATATAGAAGTGAAAAAGTTTGAAAAGATGATTGAAAGCAAGAAGCAAAAACTATCCGATCAACTAAAGCTGCAGGAGAACTCTTTTATGGATGAAATCTCCCTACAGCAGTATTCGGTTAGAAATAGGTGA
- a CDS encoding MotE family protein codes for MAKIEKQEKEKAGFLQWLFIIIIPLVFAVTLTGIILTVAGVNVLDHAKNVANHIPGISSVIETEEEVKQATAKKRVEDNKEQVEAAVANKDEEIETLKSNLTEKEREIDELTQELAKLSSQLEEQNNTNEEVQQNILEDVSASFEGMDPEEAAPIISNLEVATAIRVLKNVPSEERGLILGAMEPEQAATFTTALLADE; via the coding sequence ATGGCAAAAATAGAAAAGCAAGAGAAAGAAAAAGCTGGTTTTCTCCAATGGCTCTTTATTATCATTATTCCTCTTGTATTTGCGGTGACGCTAACCGGTATTATTCTAACGGTCGCAGGCGTAAATGTACTGGACCATGCCAAAAATGTTGCCAACCATATTCCAGGCATTTCCTCTGTCATTGAAACAGAAGAGGAAGTGAAGCAAGCTACTGCTAAAAAGCGTGTAGAGGATAATAAGGAGCAAGTAGAAGCGGCTGTTGCAAATAAAGATGAAGAGATTGAAACATTAAAGTCCAATCTAACAGAAAAAGAACGAGAAATTGACGAATTGACTCAGGAACTAGCGAAGCTTTCGAGTCAGCTAGAAGAACAAAACAACACGAATGAGGAAGTACAGCAAAACATTCTCGAAGATGTTTCTGCCTCTTTTGAGGGAATGGATCCAGAAGAAGCTGCTCCCATTATATCTAACCTAGAAGTAGCAACAGCAATAAGGGTTCTGAAAAATGTCCCAAGTGAAGAAAGAGGATTAATCTTGGGAGCGATGGAACCGGAGCAGGCTGCGACCTTTACTACAGCATTATTAGCAGACGAGTAA
- a CDS encoding flagellar hook-length control protein FliK gives MSSGIAVTPPVSVSAKTTPSHPATKKSEVSFVQVLGSKTSSQQTPANESEATETPEASKEAIKTPVVTESAYGALKAENQTELEKLLSKLEGLSEELLEVVKAFLEKSGLQTTENDSKDQQSLEQLTTLLEQQPELMNMLVAFLGQLEQTSVLNAESMPLNAETSAKLLAIFDQVKGLLQQVANQDNVPKETQGKLLKLLEQWTAIEKQAGQSGQSLLTNENGQAASKEQTVWSKLLDAYQKREAMQGQQKYQHSAQVTSSDVGKWAKQLMTATTSTGVEATNIQTPVGATLSTMPMSAVEQYTIHVSQGNTEQPAENKLLNEIQKILQSSKFLTNNGNSQLFLKLRPEHLGDMMIKMTQLNGEMTVKIIVQSQAAKDMLESNMQQLKHMFSPQQVVVEKQDGTLLNQQSNEEPRQSLQKDRQSSEEQQSSFSTDDRTKDDEESETSFYDILMNEKV, from the coding sequence ATGAGTAGTGGTATTGCAGTAACACCACCTGTGTCCGTTTCCGCAAAAACGACACCAAGTCATCCAGCAACGAAGAAAAGCGAAGTATCTTTTGTTCAGGTTCTAGGTAGTAAAACTTCCAGCCAACAAACACCGGCTAATGAATCAGAAGCTACCGAAACACCTGAAGCTTCAAAAGAAGCGATAAAGACACCGGTTGTGACGGAGTCGGCTTACGGAGCATTGAAGGCAGAGAATCAAACAGAGCTTGAAAAGTTATTAAGCAAACTAGAGGGGCTTTCTGAAGAGCTGTTGGAAGTCGTGAAAGCTTTTTTAGAAAAATCGGGCTTACAAACGACCGAAAATGATTCGAAGGATCAACAGTCACTGGAACAGCTTACGACATTGCTAGAACAACAACCAGAACTAATGAACATGTTGGTCGCGTTTCTAGGGCAGCTTGAACAAACGTCTGTTTTAAACGCGGAATCAATGCCTTTAAACGCAGAAACGTCAGCTAAATTACTTGCTATTTTTGATCAAGTAAAGGGTTTATTACAACAAGTTGCTAATCAGGACAATGTTCCAAAAGAAACGCAAGGGAAGCTGTTAAAGCTTTTAGAACAATGGACAGCAATAGAAAAGCAGGCTGGTCAATCGGGACAAAGCTTATTGACGAATGAAAATGGTCAAGCAGCATCTAAGGAGCAAACGGTTTGGAGTAAACTCCTAGACGCATACCAGAAGCGTGAAGCAATGCAAGGTCAGCAAAAATATCAGCATAGTGCACAAGTAACGAGTAGTGATGTTGGAAAATGGGCTAAACAATTGATGACTGCTACAACAAGTACTGGTGTTGAAGCGACTAACATCCAAACTCCTGTTGGAGCAACACTATCCACCATGCCAATGAGCGCCGTGGAGCAGTACACGATTCATGTTAGTCAAGGTAATACCGAACAACCGGCAGAAAATAAATTGCTTAATGAAATACAGAAAATACTTCAATCTAGTAAGTTCTTAACGAATAATGGGAACTCCCAATTGTTCTTAAAACTTCGTCCGGAGCATCTCGGAGATATGATGATTAAGATGACTCAGCTGAACGGTGAAATGACGGTGAAAATCATTGTACAGTCACAAGCAGCGAAGGATATGCTGGAAAGCAACATGCAGCAATTGAAGCATATGTTTTCTCCACAGCAAGTAGTGGTTGAAAAACAGGATGGCACATTGTTAAATCAGCAAAGTAACGAAGAACCGAGACAAAGCCTTCAAAAAGACCGTCAGTCTTCAGAAGAGCAGCAATCTTCTTTTAGTACAGATGATCGTACCAAGGATGATGAAGAATCAGAAACAAGCTTTTATGACATTTTGATGAATGAGAAAGTGTAG
- the flgD gene encoding flagellar hook assembly protein FlgD: MSRLTKIDPSFYLTNQSRGSTGSALGKDEFLRILMAQLQNQDPMNPMQDKEFISQMATFSSLEQMMNISSVVTNLASNQSIATVIQFSNLIGKEVSYDVIDDETGQVTETKTDTVKSVLQSQGKTWLELADGTKIDVLSVTKVSQVDETTE, translated from the coding sequence GTGAGTCGATTGACCAAAATTGATCCAAGTTTCTATTTAACTAACCAGTCTCGAGGCTCAACCGGATCTGCACTTGGAAAAGATGAGTTCTTAAGAATCTTAATGGCTCAATTACAAAACCAAGATCCTATGAACCCGATGCAGGACAAAGAGTTCATTTCACAAATGGCCACTTTTTCATCACTAGAACAAATGATGAATATATCTTCTGTCGTTACAAATTTGGCAAGCAATCAATCTATCGCAACAGTAATTCAGTTTAGTAATTTAATTGGAAAAGAAGTATCTTATGATGTAATAGATGATGAAACAGGCCAAGTAACGGAAACAAAAACGGATACGGTAAAATCTGTACTTCAAAGCCAAGGCAAAACATGGCTAGAGTTAGCGGATGGTACCAAGATAGATGTACTAAGTGTCACGAAGGTTAGCCAGGTGGATGAGACAACCGAATAA
- a CDS encoding TIGR02530 family flagellar biosynthesis protein, with amino-acid sequence MDQRIQQLQTQALQLPRLTKKSPVVPTGQTTTAFKDVLQEAQGLKVSKHAQERLQQRNITIDPSQWQKISEKVSEAKQKGITESLVITNDAALLVSTKNHTVVTAMDRSEVESKIFTNINGAILM; translated from the coding sequence ATGGATCAGCGTATTCAGCAATTGCAAACCCAAGCACTTCAACTTCCGAGACTTACGAAAAAGTCACCCGTGGTTCCAACCGGTCAGACAACAACAGCATTCAAAGATGTATTGCAAGAGGCACAAGGTTTAAAAGTTAGTAAACACGCACAAGAACGTCTACAACAAAGAAATATAACAATTGATCCTAGCCAGTGGCAAAAAATATCCGAGAAGGTTAGTGAAGCAAAGCAAAAAGGGATTACAGAGTCATTAGTAATCACGAATGACGCGGCGCTTTTAGTAAGTACAAAAAATCACACTGTTGTGACCGCGATGGATCGGTCGGAAGTGGAAAGCAAAATTTTTACGAATATCAATGGTGCCATATTAATGTAA
- the flgG gene encoding flagellar basal body rod protein FlgG, whose translation MLRSMYAGISGMKGFQTKLDVIGNNIANVNTSGFKKGRVTFQDMMSQTLSGAEAPVGGGLRGGINPAQVGLGTQVGSIDNIHTQGNRQTTNRMLDFALEGDGMFVLGTNLNDVNNVDMQASTITFTRAGNYYLDNDGFIVDPNGKYLLGAVTEDVAGTPTDFLRPINIPETASSFSVQGDGKVTYVDENGNVQEAGQIRLAKFSNPGGLEKAGSNSYQLTGNAGVNTADGVFNGLEDLVIPEQDGSASIVAGALEMSNVDLAEEFTEMITAQRGFQANTRIITTSDEILQELVNLKR comes from the coding sequence ATGTTACGTTCAATGTATGCAGGAATTTCTGGTATGAAAGGGTTTCAAACTAAATTAGACGTTATCGGGAACAACATCGCCAACGTAAATACATCAGGCTTCAAAAAAGGTCGAGTAACCTTTCAGGATATGATGAGCCAAACACTATCTGGTGCTGAAGCGCCTGTTGGTGGTGGCCTTCGTGGAGGGATTAACCCAGCTCAAGTTGGGCTTGGTACACAAGTTGGATCGATCGATAATATTCATACACAAGGGAACAGACAAACTACAAATCGTATGTTGGATTTTGCGCTTGAAGGAGACGGGATGTTTGTTCTAGGTACAAACTTAAACGATGTCAATAATGTTGATATGCAAGCTTCGACTATTACATTTACCCGTGCTGGTAACTACTATCTGGATAATGATGGATTTATTGTGGATCCAAATGGTAAGTATCTACTGGGAGCAGTAACTGAAGATGTTGCTGGAACACCAACGGATTTCTTAAGACCAATTAATATTCCAGAAACTGCTTCTAGTTTTAGTGTGCAAGGTGATGGTAAAGTAACGTATGTAGATGAGAACGGCAACGTACAAGAAGCTGGTCAAATTCGACTAGCGAAATTCTCAAACCCAGGCGGTTTAGAGAAAGCTGGAAGTAACTCTTACCAATTAACCGGTAATGCTGGAGTAAATACAGCGGATGGAGTGTTTAATGGTTTAGAAGATCTAGTAATTCCAGAACAAGATGGATCTGCTTCTATTGTAGCTGGTGCACTCGAAATGTCTAACGTAGACTTAGCAGAAGAATTTACGGAAATGATTACGGCACAACGTGGTTTCCAAGCAAATACACGTATTATCACAACATCTGATGAAATACTACAAGAGCTTGTAAATCTTAAGCGATAA
- a CDS encoding flagellar FlbD family protein yields MIKLTRLNGDSFTLNALYIEQIQSFPDTTITLTSNKKLVVRESQQEVVDLVQSFYNKIGLTGVITKVGDEDES; encoded by the coding sequence ATGATTAAGTTGACACGATTAAATGGTGATTCCTTCACCTTAAATGCTTTATATATTGAACAAATTCAATCTTTTCCGGATACGACGATTACACTCACTTCCAATAAGAAGTTAGTCGTTCGTGAATCTCAACAAGAAGTGGTTGATTTGGTTCAGTCGTTTTATAACAAGATTGGATTGACAGGTGTTATTACTAAAGTAGGTGACGAAGATGAATCGTAA
- a CDS encoding flagellar basal body-associated FliL family protein, which yields MNRKFITILISILVVLTIVGAVAVVVVLNLTGEKEEEKVKELTADELLEYSFEAPEVTTDLSDGSYLKIQYQVVGDSKEAKEEIEKRSFQMKNIMIKQLSPMSADEIQNDLAKIEEKMVVELNKVMEEGKIVDVYTISKVLQ from the coding sequence ATGAATCGTAAATTTATAACCATTTTAATCTCTATATTAGTCGTGCTTACAATCGTTGGAGCAGTTGCAGTTGTTGTTGTTCTAAACCTTACTGGTGAAAAAGAAGAGGAAAAAGTAAAAGAACTAACGGCAGATGAATTGCTGGAGTATTCTTTTGAAGCGCCAGAAGTGACGACAGACCTTTCGGATGGAAGCTATCTTAAGATCCAGTATCAAGTAGTTGGTGACAGCAAAGAGGCCAAAGAAGAAATTGAAAAGCGCAGCTTTCAAATGAAAAACATCATGATTAAACAACTATCGCCAATGTCAGCCGATGAAATTCAAAACGATCTTGCCAAAATAGAAGAAAAAATGGTTGTAGAATTAAACAAAGTAATGGAAGAAGGAAAAATTGTAGACGTATATACAATTAGTAAAGTTCTACAATAA
- the fliM gene encoding flagellar motor switch protein FliM — protein MAEDILSQNEIDALLSALSTGEMDANKLKQEEKDRKVRVYDFKRALRFSKDQIRSLSRIHENFARLLTTFFSAQLRTYVNISVASVDQIPYEEFVRSVPKMTILNIYSVAPLEGRIVIEYNPNIAYAMMDRLLGGKGSSVNKVENLTEIETTLMTSLFERAMENLEEAWSSLTEITPVLEEFEVNPQFLQLVSPNETVVVVSLNTTIGESSGMINICIPHVVLEPIIPRLSVHYWMQTKSTSHSKPEEYKNLTKSIEKTAVDVKVLLGETNISMNDLLHLRLNDVISLNQSIDEPLALHVGSEPKFRVQPGKKKSKLAVQIIDEIKGGTEDDE, from the coding sequence TTGGCGGAGGATATTCTATCACAGAATGAAATAGACGCATTACTATCTGCTTTATCTACGGGAGAAATGGATGCGAATAAGCTAAAGCAAGAAGAAAAAGATCGAAAAGTAAGAGTATATGATTTTAAGAGAGCTTTAAGGTTTTCGAAAGACCAAATCAGGAGTTTGTCGAGAATTCATGAAAACTTTGCTCGGTTGCTAACGACGTTTTTTTCTGCACAGTTAAGAACGTATGTCAACATTTCTGTTGCATCTGTCGACCAAATACCATATGAAGAATTTGTTAGATCCGTACCGAAAATGACTATTCTTAACATTTATAGTGTGGCACCATTGGAAGGGCGAATTGTTATTGAGTATAACCCGAACATTGCATATGCTATGATGGATCGATTACTTGGTGGAAAAGGTAGCAGTGTCAACAAAGTGGAAAACTTAACCGAAATTGAAACAACATTAATGACATCTTTGTTTGAACGAGCGATGGAAAACTTAGAAGAAGCCTGGAGCTCATTAACAGAGATAACACCAGTGCTTGAGGAATTTGAAGTGAATCCTCAATTTCTACAACTCGTTTCTCCGAATGAAACCGTAGTTGTTGTTTCACTTAATACAACGATTGGGGAAAGCTCAGGAATGATTAACATTTGTATTCCTCACGTTGTGCTCGAACCGATTATTCCTCGATTATCGGTGCACTATTGGATGCAAACGAAGAGTACTTCCCATAGTAAACCAGAGGAATATAAAAACTTAACGAAATCCATTGAAAAGACTGCGGTGGATGTGAAAGTATTGCTGGGTGAGACGAATATCTCTATGAACGATCTGTTACATCTTCGTCTTAACGATGTCATTTCACTTAACCAATCTATTGACGAGCCGCTTGCCCTGCACGTAGGTTCGGAGCCTAAGTTCCGGGTACAACCAGGTAAGAAGAAAAGTAAGCTAGCGGTGCAAATTATTGATGAAATAAAAGGAGGGACGGAAGATGACGAATGA